The following proteins are encoded in a genomic region of Saccharopolyspora antimicrobica:
- a CDS encoding PhoX family protein, giving the protein MPPQPDERRLLPLLSTGRARLTCRYRCGDQCAEHPPNTTDNPYFGDLLATALNRRGLLRAGAVVAASAAVLPGLGTRSAAAEPGPPPGLDFTPVQPNSADAVVVPDGYQHDIVIRWGDPILPGAPEFDFDAQTPEAQEAQFGYNNDFCALLPLKGKRRLMVNNHEYTTEEFLFRGYDPENPTEQQVRIAWAAHGLSVVVLETGDGAPKPVLDRLNRRITLNTPFELRGPAAGSDHLKTPADPTGTRSFGTMNNCSGGVTPWGTILSGEENIHFYFANADQVTDPATQQRLARYGIKGAASERKWERFDSRWDLTEQVNEPNRFGWIIELDPYDPESTPVKHTALGRFKHEGANIRLTDDGRAVAYMGDDEKFEYLYRFVSDGRMKRGASAHARRHNMSLLDSGTLYVAKLTGDSPGEIDGSGKLPADGEFDGTGEWIPLAHNDTSFVDGMTAEEVYVFTRLAADQVGATKMDRPEDVEPHPKTGRVYAALTNNSDRGPDGKAPADEPNPRTANKHGQVLELDDDPVGDRFSWRLLLVCGDPEDPATYFGGFDKSQVSPISCPDNVTFDGHGNLWISTDSSEALGANDGLYAVPLEGPHRGHVMQFLSVPRGAEACGPIVEEDLIMVSAQHPGEVDGANADNPVSHWPDGGTTQPRPSVVAVWR; this is encoded by the coding sequence GTGCCACCACAGCCGGACGAACGTCGACTCCTGCCACTGCTCTCCACCGGCCGGGCGCGCTTGACCTGCCGGTACCGCTGCGGAGACCAGTGCGCCGAGCATCCGCCGAACACCACGGACAATCCGTACTTCGGCGACCTGCTGGCCACCGCGCTGAACCGGCGCGGGCTGCTGCGGGCAGGTGCTGTGGTCGCGGCATCGGCCGCCGTGCTCCCCGGGCTCGGCACCCGCTCGGCCGCCGCCGAGCCCGGACCGCCTCCGGGCCTGGACTTCACCCCGGTGCAGCCGAACAGCGCGGACGCGGTGGTCGTCCCGGACGGCTACCAGCACGACATCGTGATCCGCTGGGGCGATCCGATCCTGCCCGGCGCCCCGGAATTCGACTTCGACGCCCAGACGCCGGAGGCGCAGGAAGCCCAGTTCGGCTACAACAACGACTTCTGCGCTCTGCTCCCGCTCAAGGGCAAGCGGCGGCTGATGGTGAACAACCACGAGTACACCACCGAGGAGTTCCTCTTCCGCGGCTACGACCCGGAGAACCCCACCGAGCAGCAGGTCCGGATCGCCTGGGCGGCGCACGGGTTGTCCGTGGTGGTGCTCGAAACCGGTGACGGCGCACCGAAACCCGTGCTGGACCGGCTCAACCGCCGGATCACCCTCAACACGCCGTTCGAGCTGCGCGGACCGGCCGCGGGAAGCGACCACCTCAAGACCCCCGCCGACCCGACCGGCACCCGCTCCTTCGGCACCATGAACAACTGCTCCGGCGGCGTGACGCCGTGGGGCACCATCCTCTCCGGCGAGGAGAACATCCACTTCTACTTCGCCAACGCCGACCAGGTCACCGACCCGGCCACCCAGCAGCGCCTGGCCCGCTACGGCATCAAGGGCGCCGCCAGCGAGCGCAAGTGGGAGCGCTTCGACTCCCGCTGGGACCTCACCGAGCAGGTCAACGAGCCGAACCGGTTCGGCTGGATCATCGAGCTCGACCCCTACGACCCGGAGTCGACGCCGGTCAAGCACACCGCGCTCGGCCGGTTCAAGCACGAGGGCGCGAACATCCGCCTCACCGACGACGGCCGAGCCGTCGCGTACATGGGCGACGACGAGAAGTTCGAGTACCTCTACCGCTTCGTCTCCGACGGCAGGATGAAGCGCGGTGCCAGCGCGCACGCCCGCAGGCACAACATGTCGCTGCTGGACTCGGGAACGCTCTACGTCGCCAAGCTCACCGGCGACAGCCCCGGCGAGATCGACGGCAGCGGCAAGCTCCCGGCCGACGGCGAGTTCGACGGCACCGGCGAGTGGATCCCGTTGGCGCACAACGACACCAGCTTCGTGGACGGGATGACCGCCGAGGAGGTCTACGTCTTCACCCGGCTGGCCGCCGACCAGGTCGGCGCGACGAAGATGGACCGCCCCGAGGACGTCGAACCGCACCCGAAGACCGGTCGCGTCTACGCCGCGCTGACCAACAACTCCGACCGCGGCCCGGACGGCAAGGCGCCCGCCGACGAGCCGAACCCGCGCACCGCCAACAAGCACGGCCAGGTCCTGGAGCTCGACGACGACCCGGTGGGCGACCGCTTCTCCTGGCGCCTGCTGCTGGTCTGCGGTGACCCGGAGGATCCCGCCACCTACTTCGGCGGTTTCGACAAGTCGCAGGTCAGCCCGATCTCCTGCCCGGACAACGTGACCTTCGACGGCCACGGCAACCTCTGGATCAGCACGGACTCCTCGGAAGCCCTCGGCGCCAACGACGGCCTCTACGCGGTCCCGCTGGAAGGACCGCACCGAGGCCACGTGATGCAGTTCCTGTCCGTGCCCCGCGGCGCGGAGGCCTGCGGCCCGATCGTCGAGGAGGACCTGATCATGGTCTCCGCCCAGCACCCCGGCGAAGTCGACGGAGCCAACGCGGACAACCCCGTCTCCCACTGGCCCGACGGCGGAACAACTCAACCCCGCCCCTCGGTCGTGGCCGTCTGGCGCTGA